A genomic window from Camelina sativa cultivar DH55 chromosome 2, Cs, whole genome shotgun sequence includes:
- the LOC104739864 gene encoding uncharacterized protein LOC104739864 — protein MTLLVLITKLMPEYAEELSGSSTTEGNRIGSSNTRFWILSMENSAIYICGQLLPVPLCMVLHNPFKSPQRHMIPLVWRYLDHMLALSPRLGLLHHLVFRWRFQWVSATLFLLPQSSPTNSTRLSLSLSLLLHPRDEVGRYARVWRNDEEDSEQTLR, from the exons ATGACGCTTCTTGTTCTTATTACCAAATTGATGCCTGAAT ATGCCGAGGAGCTATCTGGTTCAAGTACTACGGAG GGAAACCGGATTGGATCTTCGAATACACGCTTTTGGATCCTCTCAATGGAGAACTCAG CCATTTATATTTGTGGACAACTTCTCCCAGTGCCCCTATGCATGGTTCTCCATAACCCTTTCAAATCTCCACAGAGGCATATG ATACCTCTTGTATGGAGATATCTCGACCATATGCTCGCCTTATCTCCAAG GTTAGGATTATTACACCATTTAGTTTTCCGCTGGAGATTCCAGTGGGTGTCTGCTACTCTGTTCTTGCTTCCTCAATCCTCACCCACCAATTCaactcgtctctctctctctctctctcttctcctccacCCACG cgACGAAGTAGGTCGCTATGCTAGGGTTTGGAGAAATgacgaagaagattcagaacaaaCACTAAGATGA